Sequence from the Elaeis guineensis chloroplast, complete genome genome:
TTGCGATCTTTTCCCAGAACGCAATTGGGTTTTAAGATCACTTCCGGATTTAGGTCTTTTACTAGTTAGTCCTGGTAAAGTCCCCAGACGGCGTATTTTTTTGAAACGAGGTCCTCGATAACGAGACATAAAGACTCCTTTTTTTATTTTATTGAAATTTCATTTTACAGAATAAATCTTAAATTAAGACTGAACTAAAGGATAAACAAAGCAAAGCTAAATTTACTGAAGTATTACAAAGTAGAATGAAATGAATTCTATTAATATCCGAATTTTTTGTATATGTATATATAGGAAGTTGAGGCTCCGTTTTATGATTTGTTCTGTAGAGATCTAATTGCTCCAATCCATTTTTTATTCATAGTTACAAGTTACCACGACATAATAGATCGGTGATCCAACATTTTGAGAAAAGGAGAGATTATCAATCATGGAAAAATCGATAGAGAAAAAAAAGCCAGCTATCGGAATCGAACCGATGACCATCGCATTACAAATGCGATGCTCTAACCTCTGAGCTAAGCGGGCTCACATAACAGAAATAGAAATAGTATAACAAATAGAAATAATGTATAGGAATTCAGGAAACTGCTGGATCTTAGCTTAGGGCTATTAGCTATTAATTTAATATGAACTATATAGTTCATATTCATAGTTCTATTGTTATATCTATATCATTATATATATATCATTAGATATAACTAATAATATAGAACTAGATATGACTAAATAGAATTAATAGAATTCTATTTTCTAATAGATATTTTTCTAATAGAAATATATGACTAATTAGTCGAATTTTCATTCTATCATATTAATTACATTAATTATTATTTATACATTCTATTCTTTTTTTTATGCATTTTATATTATATATTTATACATTATATTTATATTTTTTAATATGTATATATATATGTTAATGAATATGTATATATAATTATATATATTAATGAAAATTTAAAATTATAAATTATGATTATAAAAAATCTAATTATTTCTTAATATAAAATAAATTTATTTCTTAAAGTAAAGCAGTTATAGCAATAATTATAGCGTATAGCGAGCGGATCGGTCCTAAGAAAAGATAAGATAAGGATAAAGATACAATCCAAATTAGAATGAGACATTCTTCTGGTTTCATTCGGAAAAGGAAGAGATAGGACGAAAAAAAAAAGAAGAATGAATATCGACCGTTCCAGTATTCCAAATCGCACTGTAAAAAAGAAAGGGAGGGAGAAACATATATATATGGGATATATCTATCCATATTGAATTGCGGATACATCAATGATAGAATCATTTCTGATTGAAACAAGGTTTATCCAATAGAAATAAACTGATAGAGGATCGCCAAAAAAATCAAATAGCAGCATACACTTTTTCGATATGGGAATCATTATCTAATGAATTCAACAGTTCCAAAATAAATGAAAGAGATGGGTGGAATTCCAACTGGATCTTGGTCTCAAATCAAAAGGGGATATGGCGAAATTGGTAGACGCTACGGACTTGATGGGATTGAGCCTTAGTATGGAAACCTACTAAGTGGTAACTTCCAAATTCAGAGAAACCCTGGAATTAAAAATGGGCAATCCTGAGCCAAATCTTTATTTTGAGAAAACAAGGGTTTATAAAACTAGAATAAAAAAAGGATAGGTGCAGAGACTCAATGGAAGCTGTTCTAACGAATGGAGTTGACTACGTTGTGTTGGTAGCTGGAATTCCTCTATCGAAATTACAGAAAGGACGGCCCTATATAATATATCTAATACGTACGTATACATACTAACATATCAAACGATTAATCACGACCCGAATCTATCGAATATATATATATATGAAAGAAAAAATTCAGAGTTATTGTGAATCCATTCCAATCGAAGTTGAAGGAAGAATCGAATATTCAGTGATCAAATCATTCATTCCCGAGTTTGATAGATCTTTTGAAAAACTGATTAATCGGACGAGAATAAAGAGAGAGTCCCGTTCTACATGTCAATACCGACAACAATGAAATTTATAGTAAGAGGAAAATCCGTCGACTTTAGAAATCGTGAGGGTTCAAGTCCCTCTATCCCCAACAAAAAGTCCATTTTACTTCCTAACTATTTATCCTCTTTTTTTCATCAGTGGTTCAAACAAAATTCACTATCTTTCTTTCTCATTCACTCTACTCTTTCACAAATGGATCCGAGGAGAAATCTTTGGATCTTATCCCAATTTGGATAGATACGATACCTGTACAAATGAACATATATGGGCAAGGAATCTCTATTATTGAATCATTCACATTCCATATCATTATCCTTACATTTATTAGATAAAATTTTTTAATACTTTACTTTATTTAATACTTTACTTTATTTAGATTTAGTCCCTTTAATTGACATAGATACAAGTACTCTACTAGGATAATGCACGGGAAATGGTCGGGATAGCTCAGTTGGTAGAGCAGAGGACTGAAAATCCTCGTGTCACCAGTTCAAATCTGGTTCCTGACACATGAATAATATATCGGATAGATATTCATACAAATTAATCGAGACAGATCAGGATATATATTCGTTAATAGTCAAGAATACTTATTCATCTAGCGTATAGATATATACCTCCATTTTTAGAGATGGGTAAAAAATATATGTATGGTTATGGTAAAGAACTAAAGTGGGATTATGTTCCCTTTTTTTGTTTCTTTTTTCTTTCTTGTTTGTTCATATTGTGCTTTCTCTCACTCAAAAAGAGTGCTAAGTCTTCATATATATATCAAAAAAAAAGAAAAAAGTTTGAAAAAAACTTAAAAAAAGTATAGAGGGGTTGAAGAATAGGAATAGACAGGATGCATTTCAGACACAATACAAATAAAATTCAATCCCTTTTTATTTCGGAATTTCGCTTTTTCTTTTATATTTATTCTATTTCTTCACTCTTGCTTACGTTACTTTCCGAGGTCTGTCTAAGTGATGTGCGCGGTACAAAGTTCATGGTGCAGAACTCTTTTGATTCATCTTTTTGTTTCTGCTCATACAAAATAGATATTATCTTTTCCAAATTCAGGAATAGCAATGAAGCCTTTTTTAGGCCTATCCATAATACGAATTAGAGTCCAGTTACTCTGTTTCATCTAGAACAGAACGTAAAAATATTCCTTGACTTGAATGAAATCTGGAGTTGTGTCGTATAAGTGAACATTAGTTTCCTTATCATTCAATGAGCATCTTGTATTTCATAGAAATTTGGGGTAATATAGTCCTTACGTAAGGGCCAGCCTATCCAACTTTCAGGCATCAAGATACGTTTAAGGCGTGGATGATTATCATAAGAGATTCCCAACATATCATAAGATTCGCGTTCTTGAAAATCAGCACTTTTCCAAATCCAGAAAACAGACGAGATTCTAGGATTATTCCTTGGGACAAATACTTTTATGCATACTTCTTCTGGTTTATCTACACCATATTGTATTCTCGTAAGATGATACACACTAGCTAAAAATCCGCCTGGTGCTACATCATAGGCACACTGGGAGCGTAAATAATTGTAACCATATACATATGAAATGACAGCAATGGAGTACCAATCCTCGGTTTTTATTTGTAAAGTCTCTATTCCTCGGCAATCGAAGCCCAAAGATCTATGAACTAGCTCATGCTTGACTAACCAATCAGATAAACGATCCTGCTGCATCTTCTTGATCTCTCCACCATTTGTATGAGTATTTCACATTTACTACATTTACAATGAAATTTTCAAAGATTGACCCGCTGTTTCTTATTCTGCACAAAAGAACCCTGCCTGATTCACTAATTCGTGGGAAGATATTGAACTTTTGGATTTGAAAAATGTTTCAGAAGGCATCTCTGAAGTAGATGGTGATTGATAGAGCAATCCTTGATCGTAATTTCCAGTATGAGTACTGCGTCGAACATAAAACTTGTGATTGGTAGAAAAACAT
This genomic interval carries:
- the ndhJ gene encoding NADH dehydrogenase subunit J encodes the protein MQQDRLSDWLVKHELVHRSLGFDCRGIETLQIKTEDWYSIAVISYVYGYNYLRSQCAYDVAPGGFLASVYHLTRIQYGVDKPEEVCIKVFVPRNNPRISSVFWIWKSADFQERESYDMLGISYDNHPRLKRILMPESWIGWPLRKDYITPNFYEIQDAH